A DNA window from Phoenix dactylifera cultivar Barhee BC4 unplaced genomic scaffold, palm_55x_up_171113_PBpolish2nd_filt_p 000090F, whole genome shotgun sequence contains the following coding sequences:
- the LOC103696193 gene encoding E3 ubiquitin-protein ligase ATL4-like — translation MRSLLATASSPLSPPLPPGLETLPSSDSDHHHPSSTSLLIIAAILFFVFVASAAVHLFLHFLSRSSSSSSSSSSSSSSSLSPSDQDCSGLIDSLPPFSLAAGAPEFSPDCAVCLSRLRPDDDLRLLPACHHAFHSTCIASWLRSNPSCPLCRSEILLPPPPLPPPPSAASTTAVGRDDHPAPAPPLSARPSSLGPSVEQLEGAKAPAEAAPAGAETAEPAGAAGRGWLKEYVDRLASSASTSFSSLRFSSTGSRRFGGGGESWDLEGDAETSGGGGRSASYRWSTGAHA, via the coding sequence ATGCGCTCCCTTCTCGCCACCGCCTCCTCTCCACTCTCGCCGCCGCTTCCACCAGGACTCGAGACTCTACCATCGTCGGACTCCGACCACCACCACCCCTCCTCCACCAGCCTCCTCATCATCGCTGCCATCCTCTTCTTCGTCTTCGTCGCCTCTGCCGCCGTCCACCTCTTCCTCCACTTCCTCTcccgctcctcctcctcctcgtcctcctcctcctcctcatcatcatcatcattatcacCGTCCGATCAAGATTGTAGCGGCCTTATTGACTCCCTCCCGCCCTTCTCCCTCGCTGCCGGCGCCCCCGAGTTCTCCCCAGACTGCGCCGTCTGCCTCTCCCGCCTCCGCCCCGACGACGATCTTCGCCTCCTCCCCGCCTGCCACCACGCCTTCCACTCCACCTGCATTGCTTCCTGGCTCCGCTCCAACCCCTCCTGCCCTCTCTGCCGCTCCGAAATCCTtcttccccctccccctctcccgCCGCCGCCATCCGCCGCCTCCACAACCGCCGTCGGCCGCGACGACCACCCTGCGCCCGCACCCCCGCTTTCCGCGCGTCCGTCGTCTCTGGGGCCATCCGTCGAGCAACTGGAGGGCGCTAAGGCGCCTGCGGAGGCGGCGCCGGCGGGGGCGGAGACAGCGGAGCCAGCCGGAGCAGCGGGGAGGGGGTGGTTGAAGGAGTACGTGGACCGGCTGGCATCGTCGGCGTCGACATCCTTCTCGTCGCTCCGCTTCTCGTCGACGGGGAGCCGCCGCttcggcggcgggggagagagtTGGGATCTCGAGGGGGATGCGGAGACGAGCGGCGGGGGCGGTCGCTCCGCCTCCTACCGGTGGTCGACAGGGGCACATGCGTAA